A single window of Acetohalobium arabaticum DSM 5501 DNA harbors:
- a CDS encoding glycerophosphodiester phosphodiesterase, whose protein sequence is MLKIGHRGTAGLAPENTAAAFKKAVELDLDMVELDVQLCELLGIEIPSFMVACFYGSYP, encoded by the coding sequence ATGTTAAAGATAGGCCATCGCGGTACTGCGGGATTAGCTCCGGAGAATACAGCAGCTGCTTTTAAGAAAGCAGTGGAGTTAGATTTGGATATGGTAGAATTGGATGTACAGCTATGTGAACTACTCGGCATTGAAATACCGAGCTTCATGGTCGCCTGCTTTTATGGGAGTTATCCGTAA